The Agrococcus sp. SGAir0287 DNA window GGCCCTTCGCCTTCGTGTTGTAGAAGGCATGCTCGATGCGGCCGTCGGCGTCGACGACGAGCGTCGTGCGCCGCACGCCCTGCACCGTCCGCCCGTACAGCTGCTTCTCGCCGAACGTGTCGTAGGCGAGATGCACCTGCAGGTCCTCGTCGCTCAGCAGCGGGAACGGGATGGCGTCGCGCTCGGCGAAGCGCGCGAGGCGCTCGACCGCGTCGCGGGAGATGCCGAGCACCGTGAGCCCCTCGGCGGCCAGCGGCTCGATCGCGTCCCGGAAGCCGCACGCCTGCTGCGTGCAGCCCGGCGACATGGCCTCGGGGTAGAACCAGAGGATGACGCGCTGCCCGCGGAGGTCGGACAGGCGCACGTGCGAGCCGTCGTGGGCGGGGAGGACGAAGTCCGGGGCGAGGTCGCCGACTGCGAGAGGCATGCCTCCATCCTTCCCGGTCCGACACGCGGCTCGCATCGTGGTAAAGTGATTCCTCGGTTCGCAGCGATGCGCCGAGCACCTCTAGCTCAATTGGCAGAGCAGTTGACTCTTAATCAATTGGTTCCGGGTTCGAGTCCCGGGGGGTGTACCACCGAAGAGGCTCCGTCATCACGACGGGGCCTCTTCTGCGTCTCCATCTCGGCTCGGCAGCGCGGTCGACTCTTCATCGATTGGTTCCGGGTTCGAGTCCCGGGGGGGTGTACCACCGAGAAGGGCCTCGTCGATCACGATGAGGCCCTTCTGGCGACTCCGCTCCATCTCGGCTCGGCAGCGCGGTCGACTCTGTGCGTCGCCAAGCAGATGTGAGGTTCTCGGCCGGATGTGAGGTCACATTCGGCCGAGAACCTCAGATCTGTCGGATGCTGAATGGGTGCGCAGGATGAGCATGAGCGGACGTGGGAGCGGGAGCCGGGGCATCGGCGCGCTCGCCGCGGCCATGGTGCTCGTCCTCGCGGGGTGCGCGAGCGCAGGGGCGGGAGGCGGCGAGGCGGACCCGGGTAGCACGAGCGGGGCACCGCCCGCGCTCAGCGCCGAGATCGTGCAGGGTCGCGGCGACGTGCGCGACGGCGTCGTCGCCATCGTCGTGACGAACGACTCGGACGAGGAAGTCGTCGTCGATCATGCCGAGTACCGATCCTCGGCGCTCGTCGAGCCGCTCGTCGGCGGGGACGACTCGACGATCCCCGCCGGCGCATCCCGCGCCCTCCGCGGCACGCTGCCCCAGCCGACGTGCGCCACGGGTCCGATCGTCGACGAGGTCGTCGTCGTCCTCGCCGACGGCACCGAGGTGCGCCTCGACCCCGGCGACCCGTACGACCAGATCCCCACGCTCACCGACGCGCCGTGCACGCGCCTCGCCGTCGAGCGCGTCGTCGACGTCGCATGGCTGCCGATCGCGGTGCCCGACCCCGCGCTCGGCGCCGACGCGACCGTCTCGCTGCGCCTCACGCCGACGGGGGATGGGGCCCTCGAGGTGCGCTCCGTCGAGCCGACGGTGCTGCTGGCGCTCGTGGACGCCGCCGGGCAGCGCACGACCGAGGTGCCGCTCGACGTGACGATCGAGCCCGACGGCGGCGCGCAGACCATCGCCTTCGCCGTGCGGCCCGGCCGCTGCGACGCCCACGCGATCGCCGAGGACAAGCAGGGCACGATCTTCGTCTTCCAGGTCGTGCTCGACGGCGTCGAGCGCACCCTGCAGCTGCCGAGCGACGACGCGACGCGCGATGCGCTGCTCGCCTACGTCGCAGCCTCCTGCGGCCTTGGCTGAGCCGCGCCGCTTACTGTCCACGCCGGGAACGCTCGTACTCGCCGTATTTGCGTCGCTGACGAGCTATCCGTAGGTCCGCCCAGCCCGAAGACAATGGCGCCCAGAACCGAGTTTCGAGCTTTGCGCGCTCCCAGTCGTGTTTCAGCATCGCCTGCGCGTGCTGGGTCACGCGCTGGCTGTTCGTGGATGAGGGCTCATCGAGGAAGTCGTCGATGGCACGCAGCAAGGATTGGTCTTTGTATGGATTGAGGCGAAGGAAGATCGCCTCGCGAAGCCTTCGACGCTCACGACCAGACCTAGTCGTGAGCAGGAAGGGCAGATCAGTCCTCAGTGCTTCGCGCCACAACTGTCGCTGCTCCAGCACCGCACGAAAGCGAACGTCTCGGAGAGCCACGAAAATGCTCACTGCTGCGCCCACTAGCCCGGCTGCGAGCGCGGTCAGTGCAGACCAGATCCAGTCATCCACGATCTTCCTCGCGCCCTTGCGTCACCTGGAACAACTACTGCCGGTAGGAGGCCAGGAAGTTCCCGATGCGCTCGACGGCGACCTCGAGGTCGTCGGCGTGCGGCAGCGTCACGATGCGGAAGTGGTCGGGCGCGGGCCAGTTGAAGCCCGATCCCTGCACCACGAGGATCTTCTCGCGCAGCAGCAGGTCGAGCACGAGCTGCTGGTCGTCGTGGATGGCGTGCACCTCGGGGTCGAGCCGCGGGAAGACGTAGAGCGCCCCCATCGGTGCGACGACCGACACGCCGGGGATCGACCGCAGGCCCGCGACGGTCGCGTCGCGCTGCTCGAGGAGGCGCCCGCCGGGCGCGATGAGGTCCTCGATCGACTGGTGCCCCGTGAGGGCCGTCTGGATGCCGTACTGCGAGGGCACGTTGGGGCACAGCCTCGTCGAGGCGAGCAGGTCGATGCCCTGCAGGAAGCCGCGCGCGTGATGCTTCGGGCCGGAGATCACCATCCATCCCGCTCGGAAGCCCGCGGCGCGGTACGTCTTCGACAGGCCGTTGTACGTGACGCAGAGCAGGTCGGGTGCGAGCGACGCGATCGACGTGTGCCGCGCGTCGTCGTAGAGGATGCGGTCGTAGATCTCGTCGGCGAGCAGCAGCAGCGAGTGCCGGCGCGCGAGGTCGACGATGCCGCGCAGCACCTCGGGCGAGTAGACGGCGCCCGTGGGGTTGTTGGGGTTGATGACGACGAGCGCCTTCGTGCGCGGCGTGATCTTCGCCTCGAGGTCGGCGAGGTCGGGCTGCCAGCCGTTCGCCTCGTCGCACAGGTAGTGCACGGGCGTCCCGCCGCCGAGGCTCGTCATCGCCGTCCACAGCGGGTAGTCGGGGGCGGGGATCAGCACCTCGTCGCCCTCGTCGAGCAGCGCCTGCATCGTGATCGTGATGAGCTCGGAGACGCCGTTGCCGAGGTAGACGTCGTCGACCGTCAGCTGCGGGAACCCCTCCACGCCCTCGTAGCGGGCGACGACGGCGCGGCGGGCCGAGAGGATGCCCTTCGACTCCGAGTAGCCCTCGGCGTTGCGGATCTCGGCGATCATGTCCTGCACGATCGTCTCGGGTGTCTCGAACCCGAACGGCTTCGGGTTGCCGATGTTCAGCTTCAGGATGCGGTGACCCTCGGCCTCGAGGCGAGCGGCCTCGGCGTGCACGGGCCCTCGGATCTCGTAGAGGACGTGCTTGAGCTTCGACGACTGGTCGAGCGACTTGAGATCCATCGCTCCATGCTAGGTCGCACGCCGTGCGCGCTCGCACGGCCACTGCCGCTTCCGCGGCCCGGTGGCCACAGGCGAGGACGCGGTCAGCGCGGCGGCAGCTGCAGCAGGCCGCCGGAGACGCGGCAGGTCGCGGCGGCGATGGCCATGGCGTCGTCGAGCACGTCGCGCCACCACTCCTCGCCCACCTCGGTGCCGGTGATCTCGGCCTCCGCGAGCGCAGCCGAGACCGCGGCGATCGTCGCGTCGCCGGCGCCGATCGTGTCGACGATGGGCTCGGCCATCGCGTGGATCGGCGCATGCACGCTCGTGGCGTGCGCGTACGCCGTCGCGCCCTCCGGGCCCTCGGTCACGAGCACGCCGCGCGCGCCGAGCGCGAGCAGTCGGGATGCGACGGTGTGCGGCTCCGTGCCCCACACGAGCTCGGCATCCTCGTCGCCCACCTTCACGAGGCGCGCCTGCGCTGCGATGCGCTCGACGGCCTCGCGGAACCGCACGACGTGCTCGGGCGTCGGCAGGTAGCCGGGACGCGGGTTCGGGTCGACGACGAGCCTGGCGGCAGGGTCCGCGATGCGCAGCAGCGGCCCGGCCTGGCTCGCATCGTCGAGCGCCATGCAAGAGACGACGACGAGGTCGGCGGCGTCGAGCAGCGGCACGAGCGGCGTGACGTCGACGTGGCGACGCACGCCCGCCTCGTTGAAGACGTAGCGCATCGTGTCGCCGTCGCGCGTGGCGGTGGCGGTCGCGGTGCCGAGCGGCGCGGGCGTGCGCGCGAGCCGAACGCCGTGCGACGCGGCATGCCGGACGAGCGCCCGGCCGGGCTCGTCGTCCGCGACCATCGCGACGAGGTCGACGTCGACGCCGAGCCGGGCGAGGCCCACGGCCACGTTGAGCGCCGCGCCACCGGGCACGGTGCGACCGTCGACGATGTCGACGAGCGCGTCGCCGACGACGGCGATGCGAGTCACGAGATGCGCCTAGAGGCCCAGCGAGCGGTCGAGCTCCTGCGCCCGCACGCGCTTGTCCTCGTCGACGACGGCGCCGACCGCGAGGGCGACGCCGATGCCCCACGAGGCCCACAGCAGGCCGAGGCGCCAGTCGCGGGGACCCTCGCGGGTCATCTTCGCGACGCCGATGCCGCTCGCGACGGCGGCGATGACCCCAGGGTTCAGGATGAACTTGCGCACGCAGCACACGCTACCGGGGCGCCATCCAAGACGGCATCGGGCTCGCGGCGCGGGCGTGGGGACGCTAGGGGCGCCGTGCGCTCAGGCCTGGCCGAGATGCATGCGCGCGAAGTCGACGGTCTCCTGGATGAGCGCGCGCCGGTCCTTCTCGGTGCGCACGCCGCGCGTCTTGATCTCGGCGATGACCTGGCCGTCGAAGCCGTCGCTCGCGAGCATCTGCAGCACCTCGGCGACGGGCTCGTTGCCGCGACCGGGCACGAGGTGCTCGTCTGAGGTGCGGTTGTCCTTGCCGCCGATGCCGTCGGTGAGGTGCAGGTGGCGCAGCCGCGGGCCGAGGTCCTTCGCGAGCTCGAGCGAGTCGCGGCCGGCGAGCGCGCAGTGCGAGAAGTCGAGCGTCGCGTGCCGCACGTCCATGAGGCTCGGATCGATGCCCGGCAGGTACGCCTTGCGATCCTTGCCGCCCGTGCGCCACGGGAACATGTTCTCCACGGCGATCGCGACGTCGTACTTGTCCTCCGTCGCGCGCACCGACTCCTCGAACGTCGCCGCGTACCTGCCCTGCCAGCGGAACGGCGGATGCACGACGACGGTCTCGGCGCCCGTGTCGACCGCGAGCTGCGCGGAGCGCTCGAGCTTCACGAAGTGGTCGTTGCCCCACACGAACGACGTCAGCAGCAGCGTGGGCGCGTGGATGGCGAGGATCGGCTGGTCGTACGCCTTCGCGAGCACCTTCAGGCGGTCGGCGTCGCGGGTGCGCGCATCCGTCGTCACCATGACCTCGACGCCGTCGTAGCCGCAGTCCGCCGACAGGCGGAAGCCGTCCTCGAGCGGGCGCGGGAAGACGCTGATGGTGCTGAGTCCGACGGGGATCACTCGCGTCACGCTAGCGCCCTCGCGCGTCGGACGCGTGACGCGGACGCGTCGAGCGGATGCCGTGCGGCGCTCGCGGCGCTCCTAGACTCGGGTTCCATGGCGATCGACATCAAGCCGCGCTCGCGCGCGGTCACCGACGGCATCGAGGCGACGACGAGCCGCGGCATGCTCCGCGCCGTCGGCATGGGCGACGACGACTGGGAGAAGCCCCAGATCGGCATCGCATCGTCGTGGAACGACATCACGCCCTGCAACCTCTCGCTCGATCGCCTCGCGCAGGGCACGCGCGAGGGTGTGCACGCCGGTGGCGGCTACCCCCTGCAGTTCGGCACCATCTCCGTCTCGGATGGCATCTCGATGGGCCACGAGGGCATGCACTTCTCGCTCGTGAGCCGCGAGGTCATCGCCGACTCCGTCGAGACCGTCGTCATGGCCGAGCGCCTCGACGGCACCGTGCTGCTCGCCGGCTGCGACAAGTCGCTGCCCGGCATGCTCATGGCCGCGGCGCGCCTCGACCTCGCCTCCGTCTTCGTCTACGCCGGATCGATCGCTCCCGGCTGGGTCAAGCTCTCGGACGGCACCGAGAAGGAGCTCACGATCATCGACTCCTTCGAGGCGGTGGGCGCGTGCAAGGCCGGCACGATGAGCGAGGAGGACCTCAAGCGCATCGAGTGCGGATTCGCGCCCGGCGAGGGCGCGTGCGGCGGCATGTACACGGCCAACACCATGGCGTGCGTCGCGGAGGCGCTCGGCATGAGCCTGCCCGGCTCGTCGACGCCGCTGTCGGCCGACCGCCGTCGCGACATGTACGCGCACCGTTCGGGCGAGGCCGTCGTCGAGCTGCTGCGCCGCGGCATCACCGCCCGCGACATCCTCACGCGCAAGGCGTTCGAGAACGCCATCACCGTCGCCATGGTGCTCGGCGGCTCGACGAACGCCGTGCTGCACCTGCTCGCGATCGCGCACGAGGCGGGCGTCGAGCTGACGCTCGAGGACTTCCGCGAGATCGGCGCGCGCTCGCCGCACCTCGCCGACGTGAAGCCGTTCGGCCGCTTCGTCGCGCAGGACTTCGACCGCGTCGGCGGCATGCCCGTCGTCATGGCCGCGCTGCTCGAGGCGGGCCTGCTGCACGGCGACGCGCTCACCGTGACCGGCAAGACCGTCGCCGAGAACCTCGCCGAGCTCGCGCCGGCGCCGCTCGACGGCACGGTCGTGCGCGCGATCGACGACCCCATCCACGCCACCGGCGGCCTCACGGTGCTGCACGGCTCGCTCGCGCCCGAGGGCGCCGTCGTGAAGACGGCGGGCTTCGACGCCGAGGTCTTTGAAGGACCCGCGCGCGTGTTCGAGCGCGAGCGCGCCGCGATGGATGCGCTGACGAACGGCGAGATCCAGAAGGGCGACGTCGTCGTCATCCGCTACGAGGGACCCAAGGGCGGACCCGGCATGCGCGAGATGCTGGCCATCACGGCCGCCATCAAGGGAGCAGGGCTCGGCAAGGATGTACTACTGTTGACGGACGGACGATTCTCAGGCGGCACAACCGGCCTGTGCATCGGACACATCGCGCCGGAGGCCGTGGACGCAGGTCCCGTGGCATTCGTGCGTGATGGCGACACCATTCGCGTCGACATCCCGGCTCAGCGCATCGACCTCCAGGTCGATGACGAGGAGCTCGCATCCCGCCGAGCAGGCTGGGAGCCGCTTCCGCCGCGCTACACGCGGGGAGTCCTCGCTAAGTACGCCCGTCTCGTGCGCTCCGCCGCGCAAGGAGCCGTCACGGGCTGACGCCACGCGACACGCGTCGCCAAGGAGATCGCCATGACCATCGCGCCACGTCCGACGCCGCCGAGGGTGCAGGGGCCTGAGGTCCTCACCGGCTCGGGGGCCATCCTGCGCTCGCTCGAGCTGCTCGGCGTCACCGACGTCTTCGGGCTGCCCGGCGGCGCCATCATCCCGTTCTACGACGAGCTCATGCAGCAGTCGGCCGTGCGCCACGTGCTCGTGCGCCACGAGCAGGGCGCCGGGCACGCCGCCGAGGGGTACGCCGCCGCGTCGAACAGGGTCGGCGTCGCGATCGCGACGAGCGGACCGGGCGCGACGAACCTCGTCACGGCGATCGCCGACGCGTACATGGACTCCGTGCCGCTCGTCGCGATCACCGGCCAGGTCTTCAGCCACCTCATGGGCACGGACGCCTTCCAGGAGGCCGACATCACGGGCATCACGATGCCCATCACGAAGCACTCCTTCCTCGTGACGAGCGCCGCGGAGGTGCCCGGCGTGCTGCAGGCGGCGTTCCACATCGCCTCCACCGGCCGCCCCGGCCCCGTGCTCGTCGACGTCACGAAGGACGCGCAGCAGCAGTCCGCGCCGTTCGTGTGGCCCGACCGCGTCGAGCTGCCCGGCTACCGTCCGGTCACGAAGGCGCACGGCAAGCAGATCCAGGCCGCGGCGGCGCTGCTCGCGCAGTCGGTGCGCCCCGTGCTCTACGTCGGCGGCGGCGTCATCCGCGCCCGCGCGTCGGCGGAGGTGCGCGAGCTCGCCGAGGCGATCGGCGCGCCCGTCGTCACGACGCTCATGGCCCGCGGCGCCTTCCCCGACTCGCACCCGCAGCACCTCGGCATGCCCGGCATGCACGGCACGGTGCCCGCCGTGCTCGCGCTGCAGGAGTCCGACCTCATCCTCGCCCTCGGCGCGCGCTTCGACGACCGCGTCACCGGCAAGGCATCCGAGTTCGCACCCGGCGCCAAGGTCATCCACGTCGACGTCGACCCCGCCGAGATCTCCAAGATCCGCACGGCGGACGTGCCGATCGTGGGCGACGTGCGCGACGTCGCCTCCGACCTGTCCGTCGCCTTCCAGGACGCCGTGCTCGGCGGTCGGCCCGACCTCACCGACTGGTGGGAGCGGCTGCACGGCCTGCAGGAGCGCTTCCCGCTCGGCTACGCGCCGACGACCGACGGGAAGCTCGCCCCGCAGCACGTCATCCAGCGCATCGGCGAGCTCACGGGCCCCGAGGGCGTCTTCGCCGCCGGCGTCGGCCAGCACCAGATGTGGGCGGCCCAGTTCATCCGCTACGAGCGCCCCAACGCGTGGCTCAACTCCGGTGGCGCGGGCACCATGGGCTACGCCGTGCCCGCCGCCATGGGCGCGAAGGTCGCGGAGCCGGACCGCGTCGTCTGGGCGATCGACGGCGACGGCTGCTTCCAGATGACGAACCAGGAGCTCGCGACGTGCGCGCTCAACGACATCCCCATCAAGGTCGCCGTCATCAACAACTCGTCGCTCGGCATGGTGCGGCAGTGGCAGAACCTCTTCTACGAGGGCCGCTACGCCTTCACCGACCTCGAGACCGGCGACGACGCGCGCATGATCCCCGACTTCGTGAAGCTGGGGGAGGCGTACGGCTGCCTCGCCATCCGGGTCACGAAGCCCGAGGAGGTCGACGCGGCCATCCAGCTCGCCCTCGAGACGAACGACCGCCCGGTCGTCATCGACTTCATCGTGTCCAAGGACTCGATGGTGTGGCCCATGGTGCCGCAGGGCGTGTCCAACTCCTTCGTGCAGTACGCCAAGGAGCACAGCCCGGAGTGGGGTGACGAGTGATGACGACGCACGTGCTCTCCCTCCTGGTCGAGGACAAGCCGGGTCTGCTGACCCGCGTCGCCGGCCTCTTCGCCCGCCGCGGCTTCAACATCGACTCGCTCGCCGTCGGCAAGACCGAGATCCCCGGGCTCTCGCGGATCACGGTCGTCGTCGACGTGGAGGACCTGCCGCTCGAGCAGGTGACGAAGCAGCTCAACAAGCTCATCAACGTCGTGAAGATCGTCGAGCTCGAGCCCACCGGCTCGGTGCAGCGTGAGCACATGCTCATCAAGGTCAAGGTCGATCATGCGACCCGCTCGCAGATCCTCGAGGCCACGAACCTCTTCCGCGCGCGCGTCGTCGACGTCACGACCGACGCGCTCGTCATCGAGGTCACCGGCGACTCCGCGAAGTGCCAGGCGCTGCTGCGCCTGCTCGAGCCGTACGGCATCAAGGAGATCGCCCAGTCGGGCCTCCTCGCCATCGGCCGCGGCGGCAAGTCGATCTCCGAGCGGGTGCTGCGCGCCTGACGCGCCGCATCCATCCATCGCACACCCACACGAACCACCACCCGAGAACAGGGAGCATCCAGCACCATGACCGAGGTCATCTACGACGACAAGGCCGACCTGGGCCTCATCCAGGGCAAGAAGGTCGCCGTCATCGGCTACGGCTCGCAGGGCCACGCCCACGCGCAGAACCTGCGCGACTCCGGCGTCGACGTGCGCATCGGCCTCAAGGAGGACTCGAAGTCGCGCCCGAAGGCCGCCGAGGCGGGCTTCACCGTCGGCACGAACCGCGAGGTCGCCGAGTGGGCCGACGTCATCGTCATCCTCGCGCCGGACCAGCACCAGCGCGGCATCTACGCCGACGACATCGCCCCCGTGCTCGCCGAGGGCAAGACGCTGCTCTTCAGCCACGGCTTCAACATCCGCTTCGGCTACATCGAGGCGCCCGAGGGCGTCGACGTCGTGCTCGTCGCCCCCAAGGGCCCCGGCCACACCGTGCGCCGCGAGTACGAGGCCGGACGCGGCGTGCCCGTCATCGTCGCCGTCGAGGTCGACGCGACCGGCACCGCGTGGGACCTCGCCTGGTCGTACGCGAAGGCGATCGGCGGCCTGCGCGCCGGCGGCATCAAGACGACCTTCACCGAGGAGACCGAGACCGACCTGTTCGGCGAGCAGGCGGTGCTCTGCGGCGGCACGTCGCAGCTCGTGCAGTACGGCTTCGAGACGCTCATCGAGGCCGGCTACCAGCCCGAGATCGCCTACTTCGAGGTGCTGCACGAGCTGAAGCTCATCGTCGACCTCATGTGGGAGGGCGGCATCGCCAAGCAGCGCTGGTCGATCTCCGACACGGCCGAGTACGGCGACTACGTCTCCGGCCCGCGCGTCATCAGCCCCGACGTCAAGGCGAACATGCAGGCGGTGCTCGCCGACATCCAGTCGGGCGCCTTCGCGAAGCGCTTCATCGACGACCAGGACGCGGGCGCCCCCGAGTTCCAGGCGCTGCGCGCCAAGCAGGCCGGCCACCCCATCGAGGCCACCGGCAAGCAGCTGCGCTCGCTCTTCGCGTGGGAGCAGCCCGACGCCGACTACACCGACGGCAGCGCGGCTCGCTGACGCGCCCTCGCCCGAGGGCGATGATCTGAGGTTTTCGGCCCCTTCTGACATCAGAAAGGGCCGAAAACCTCATTTCTGTCTGCGCGGGAGTCGCGCCCGGTCAGCGGGCGAGGTGCGCGTCGACGAGGTCGGGCGAGAGGACGTGCTGGCGCACGAGGATCGCCGCGCCGCGCGCACCCGCGAGCGCGCCGCCCTGCGACTGCACGATCGACAGGTGCTGCGTCGCGAGTGGGATCGAGCGCCGGTAGACGACCTCCCGCACTCCCGCGAGCAGCTGCTCGCCCGCGCGCGCGATCGAGCCGCCGAGCACGATGACCGCGGGGTTGTGCAGGCTCACGACGAGCGCGAGCGCCTCGCCGAGCACACGGCCCGCCTCCCGGGTGATCTCGAGCGCATCCGCGTCACCGGCACGCAGCAGCGCCACGACGTCGTCGCTCGAGGTCGCCGCGATGCCGCGCGCGGCGAGCGCCTCGGCGATCGCCGAGCCGCTCGCGATCGCCTCGAGGTCGCGCTCGTCCTCGGGCGTGCGCAGCGGCGAGGGGCTGTAGGGCACGCGGATGTGGCCGAGGTCGCCGGCCGCGCCGTCGGCGCCGCGCTGCAGGACGCCGCCGGCGATGATGCCCGCGCCGATGCCGGTCGCGACCTTCACGAACACCAGGTCGCCGTGCCGTCCACCGCTCGCGGCGTGCTCCCCGAGCGCGAGGATGTTGACGTCGTTGTCGACGAGCACGGGCACCGCGAACGCGCGCTGCACGTGCCCCGGGATGTCGAAGCGATCCCAGCCGGGCATGATGGGCGGGTTCACCGGCCGGCCGGACGCATGCTCGACCGGACCCGGCACCCCGATGCCGACGCCCACGAGCGACCCCTCGTCGAGCTCGGCGGCCGCGAGCAGCGCCCGCGCGTGCTCGATCGCGGCGTCGAGCGCCGCGACCGGTCCGTCCGCGACGTCGAGCGCGAGGGAGACCGACGAGAGCACGGTCGCGGCGAGGTCGGTGATCGCGATGTTCGCATGCCGTGCGCCGAAGTCGATGGCGACGATCGTGCCGCCTGAGGGGTCGAACGCGAGCATCGACGGCGGCCGCCCGCCCGTCGACGTCGTGGCGCCGGCCGCGCGCAGCAGGCCGGCGGCGACGAGGGCGTCGATGCGCGCCGCGACGGTCGCGCGCCCGAGGCCGGTCGCCTCGACGAGCTCCGCCCGCGTGCGCGCCCGGCCGTCGAGGAAGTGCTGCAGCAGCACGCCCGCGCTCGTCGGATGCGGTGGGGTCGCCAACGACATGCCGGCCTCCTCGCCTGGGCGCCGCAGGGTGCGACGGGCTTCCACCGTACTGGACGGGACTTGAGATCGTGTCATGTTCGACTTTTGCTTTGTCGACAGCAAAAGTGGTGCTACGTTCGTCCCGAACCGGAGCCATCTCGATGAGGAGACCCGAGCCGATGAGCGACATCGCACTGCAGCTGTACTCGATCCGCGAGCGCATCGCGTCCGACGGGCTGGCCCCGTCGCTCGCCGCCGCCGCCTCCGCGGGCTTCGACCGCATCGAGCTGTTCAACATCCTCGAGTGGGTCGACGAGCTGCGCACCGAGCTGCCGGAGAACGGGCTGACGGCGCCGACGGCGCACGCGCGGCTGCTCGGCGAGGACCAGGGCGCGATCTTCGCCGCCGCCGCGTCGCTCGGCGTGCAGACGATCATCGACCCGTACACGGACCCTGCGCTGTGGACCACCCGCGACGACGTGCTGCGCATCGCCGACCACCTCAACGCGTCGGCCGCGGGCGCTCGCGAGCACGGCCTCGCCCTCGGCTACCACAACCACTTCTGGGAGGCGGA harbors:
- a CDS encoding pyridoxal phosphate-dependent aminotransferase yields the protein MDLKSLDQSSKLKHVLYEIRGPVHAEAARLEAEGHRILKLNIGNPKPFGFETPETIVQDMIAEIRNAEGYSESKGILSARRAVVARYEGVEGFPQLTVDDVYLGNGVSELITITMQALLDEGDEVLIPAPDYPLWTAMTSLGGGTPVHYLCDEANGWQPDLADLEAKITPRTKALVVINPNNPTGAVYSPEVLRGIVDLARRHSLLLLADEIYDRILYDDARHTSIASLAPDLLCVTYNGLSKTYRAAGFRAGWMVISGPKHHARGFLQGIDLLASTRLCPNVPSQYGIQTALTGHQSIEDLIAPGGRLLEQRDATVAGLRSIPGVSVVAPMGALYVFPRLDPEVHAIHDDQQLVLDLLLREKILVVQGSGFNWPAPDHFRIVTLPHADDLEVAVERIGNFLASYRQ
- a CDS encoding sugar phosphate isomerase/epimerase family protein, which translates into the protein MIPVGLSTISVFPRPLEDGFRLSADCGYDGVEVMVTTDARTRDADRLKVLAKAYDQPILAIHAPTLLLTSFVWGNDHFVKLERSAQLAVDTGAETVVVHPPFRWQGRYAATFEESVRATEDKYDVAIAVENMFPWRTGGKDRKAYLPGIDPSLMDVRHATLDFSHCALAGRDSLELAKDLGPRLRHLHLTDGIGGKDNRTSDEHLVPGRGNEPVAEVLQMLASDGFDGQVIAEIKTRGVRTEKDRRALIQETVDFARMHLGQA
- the ilvD gene encoding dihydroxy-acid dehydratase; the encoded protein is MAIDIKPRSRAVTDGIEATTSRGMLRAVGMGDDDWEKPQIGIASSWNDITPCNLSLDRLAQGTREGVHAGGGYPLQFGTISVSDGISMGHEGMHFSLVSREVIADSVETVVMAERLDGTVLLAGCDKSLPGMLMAAARLDLASVFVYAGSIAPGWVKLSDGTEKELTIIDSFEAVGACKAGTMSEEDLKRIECGFAPGEGACGGMYTANTMACVAEALGMSLPGSSTPLSADRRRDMYAHRSGEAVVELLRRGITARDILTRKAFENAITVAMVLGGSTNAVLHLLAIAHEAGVELTLEDFREIGARSPHLADVKPFGRFVAQDFDRVGGMPVVMAALLEAGLLHGDALTVTGKTVAENLAELAPAPLDGTVVRAIDDPIHATGGLTVLHGSLAPEGAVVKTAGFDAEVFEGPARVFERERAAMDALTNGEIQKGDVVVIRYEGPKGGPGMREMLAITAAIKGAGLGKDVLLLTDGRFSGGTTGLCIGHIAPEAVDAGPVAFVRDGDTIRVDIPAQRIDLQVDDEELASRRAGWEPLPPRYTRGVLAKYARLVRSAAQGAVTG
- the ilvC gene encoding ketol-acid reductoisomerase, with translation MTEVIYDDKADLGLIQGKKVAVIGYGSQGHAHAQNLRDSGVDVRIGLKEDSKSRPKAAEAGFTVGTNREVAEWADVIVILAPDQHQRGIYADDIAPVLAEGKTLLFSHGFNIRFGYIEAPEGVDVVLVAPKGPGHTVRREYEAGRGVPVIVAVEVDATGTAWDLAWSYAKAIGGLRAGGIKTTFTEETETDLFGEQAVLCGGTSQLVQYGFETLIEAGYQPEIAYFEVLHELKLIVDLMWEGGIAKQRWSISDTAEYGDYVSGPRVISPDVKANMQAVLADIQSGAFAKRFIDDQDAGAPEFQALRAKQAGHPIEATGKQLRSLFAWEQPDADYTDGSAAR
- the ilvN gene encoding acetolactate synthase small subunit, producing the protein MTTHVLSLLVEDKPGLLTRVAGLFARRGFNIDSLAVGKTEIPGLSRITVVVDVEDLPLEQVTKQLNKLINVVKIVELEPTGSVQREHMLIKVKVDHATRSQILEATNLFRARVVDVTTDALVIEVTGDSAKCQALLRLLEPYGIKEIAQSGLLAIGRGGKSISERVLRA
- the bcp gene encoding thioredoxin-dependent thiol peroxidase; translated protein: MPLAVGDLAPDFVLPAHDGSHVRLSDLRGQRVILWFYPEAMSPGCTQQACGFRDAIEPLAAEGLTVLGISRDAVERLARFAERDAIPFPLLSDEDLQVHLAYDTFGEKQLYGRTVQGVRRTTLVVDADGRIEHAFYNTKAKGHVEMLRKRLGFAAPAAG
- a CDS encoding carbohydrate kinase family protein, which codes for MTRIAVVGDALVDIVDGRTVPGGAALNVAVGLARLGVDVDLVAMVADDEPGRALVRHAASHGVRLARTPAPLGTATATATRDGDTMRYVFNEAGVRRHVDVTPLVPLLDAADLVVVSCMALDDASQAGPLLRIADPAARLVVDPNPRPGYLPTPEHVVRFREAVERIAAQARLVKVGDEDAELVWGTEPHTVASRLLALGARGVLVTEGPEGATAYAHATSVHAPIHAMAEPIVDTIGAGDATIAAVSAALAEAEITGTEVGEEWWRDVLDDAMAIAAATCRVSGGLLQLPPR
- a CDS encoding acetolactate synthase large subunit, which produces MTIAPRPTPPRVQGPEVLTGSGAILRSLELLGVTDVFGLPGGAIIPFYDELMQQSAVRHVLVRHEQGAGHAAEGYAAASNRVGVAIATSGPGATNLVTAIADAYMDSVPLVAITGQVFSHLMGTDAFQEADITGITMPITKHSFLVTSAAEVPGVLQAAFHIASTGRPGPVLVDVTKDAQQQSAPFVWPDRVELPGYRPVTKAHGKQIQAAAALLAQSVRPVLYVGGGVIRARASAEVRELAEAIGAPVVTTLMARGAFPDSHPQHLGMPGMHGTVPAVLALQESDLILALGARFDDRVTGKASEFAPGAKVIHVDVDPAEISKIRTADVPIVGDVRDVASDLSVAFQDAVLGGRPDLTDWWERLHGLQERFPLGYAPTTDGKLAPQHVIQRIGELTGPEGVFAAGVGQHQMWAAQFIRYERPNAWLNSGGAGTMGYAVPAAMGAKVAEPDRVVWAIDGDGCFQMTNQELATCALNDIPIKVAVINNSSLGMVRQWQNLFYEGRYAFTDLETGDDARMIPDFVKLGEAYGCLAIRVTKPEEVDAAIQLALETNDRPVVIDFIVSKDSMVWPMVPQGVSNSFVQYAKEHSPEWGDE